The Gallus gallus isolate bGalGal1 chromosome 33, bGalGal1.mat.broiler.GRCg7b, whole genome shotgun sequence genomic sequence TGCAGATGGCatgaagacagaagagaaaggacagagagattACAGGATGTATGGGGTGTGAGCAGCCTATGAGCTCACGGCAGGAGGACTGCTCACAGCTCGTGGCAAGGTAAGTCTTGCTGCAGTCaatgcagctgcttttattGGGCAATCACAAAATTTGAGACAACCCATAGGAGACTGGCCTGAAGACATACCATTCTTGCTAATCATGGAGAAGGaactgctccagctgagggcttctGTGCcgcagtgtcagagcacagccctgagggctgcatgtcccaggacagctgcaggctgtgccgtttgggtgcagccgggtgcccagggctgtggtgcagagcagggtccctgctgtgccccaggggctgtgtgccggggcagggactctgccgcctgccaggctcagcactcagcctgcccggggagctgcccagggcgctgcggggagatgtgtggggggaaggagccccccagcagggcaggggccttctgctgctgcagcatctgcctgaggcagggggatcacagctacactgaccactagaaagtttccaagagcactttttaagaggaaagaaaaaacatggattttccttttgctgttcttaggaaaggggaaagatttggaggcagaaatctgaaggCAGCTGAAAATATGACCACATCTCTGGGAATAGTGAAATGTACCATTCTAAGTCGGATGTTATATGAACAATCTCCTAATGtgctttcagcttcttctctcccaaaggacagcaccagctgagaTAAtcgttttttattttatttatttatttattttcccgCAGGTGTGAACACGGAACTACCCTGCAAACAGCCAGCTTTCCCTAAGAGAAATTGAAGTGCACAGAGGTAGGAAAGGGCGCCCTGAGTGCAGACAGGGTAAAGATATGAGACATGGAAATAGCTCCTAAGAGGAGAATATCCAGAAGGCTGGGATAtgattaggaaatgagaggaaggctAAAGCTCCATAAGCTTCTACTTCTCATAGAATAACTAACCCCATGAAATTAAACTGAAGTGCTGGAGCTAAATGAAAGCTGtccttaaagaaagaaaaagttttatgCAATGGTGAGATGAGTGtcactgagaatggccttgTCTTGTCATTATCTCCTGCACTCTGATtaggactccatgcccaggaacagctgatgcccaacagcagctccatcagcgagttcctcctcctggcgttggcagacacgcggcagctgcagctcctgcacttctggctcttgctgggcatctacctggctgccctcctgggcaatggcctcatcagcacagccgtagcctgcgaccaccgcctgcacacccccatgtacttcttcctcctcaacctcgccctcctcgacctgggctgcatctccaccactctccccaaagccatggccaatgccctctggcacaccagggccatctcctacgcaggatgtgctgcacaggtctttttctttctcttcttcatcttgGCAGAATATTATCTTCTCACGTTCATGGCttatgaccgctacgttgccatctgcaagcccctgcactacgggaccctgctgggcagcagagcttgtgccaccatggcagcagctgcctggggcactggggtccttaattccctgctgcacactgccaatacattttccctgcctctgtgccaaggcaatgctgtggatcagttcttctgtgaaatcccccagatcctcaaactctcctgctcagatgccTACCTCAGAGAAATTTGGCTTCTTGGGCTTAGTGCTACTTTCTCAtctgggtgttttgttttcattcttttctcctatgtgcagatcttcagggccgtgctgaggatgccctctgagcagggacggcacaaagccttctccacgtgcctccctcacctggctgtgctctCCCTCTTGGTCAGCACTGGCTTTTTTGCCAATCTGAAGCCcccctctctttcctcccaAGCCCTGGATCTGACGATGGCAGTTCTGTACTCCGTGGTGCCTCCAACCCTGAATCctctcatctacagcatgaggaaccaggagctcaaggatgcAGTGTGGAAAATGATAGCATGGACTCATTTCAGCAGGGATAAATTTCTCATCTGTCTCTACAAATGATTCACGGTCTTCTCCATCATGGGCTTATTTgatgttcctttctgtttatactatttatatgttttcattaataaattcatttttatttgctgttcataTATATGTTTCTGTGTGTAATTCTCATTAGTGGTTATCATGTTGCTATATATGTCTTTGGATTCCTTCCACTTCTACTGAGGCATCaccctgctctctttcttctggaGCCCATATGAACTCTGGGTCAGTGCTGACTCTCCCACAGGCTTGGAAAGTGGGCCCAAAGAAACaccatgaggttcaacaagatgaagtgcaaggttttgcacttgtgtTGGAACAATCTCAGGTATGAGTACATTCTGCGAGAACTCCTGCttgtgagcagctctgtgaggAAGGACTTAGAGGTCCTGGGAGATGGTAGCCTTAACATGAGTGCTTGCAGCCTGTGAGGCCAAATGTACCCAGGGCTCTATCAACAGGGAGGTGGCCATCAGAATGAGGGAGGGCATTGTCCTTCTTGAGTCAGCTTGCACTTGTGCATGGCATTGCTCTGACCCATGTGAACATCCTTGCACATGGTCTTGTTGATCTTCACAATGTTCTCATAGACCCACCTCTGTAGCTTGTCacggtccctctggatggcacccctTATCTTTACTGTATTGaccacatcacagaaattgATGTCACCCACAAACTcgctgaaggtgcactcaacaGCGCTGTCCAAGTCAGCGACAAAGAGGTTGAATCGCACCAGTTGCACTTGCAGACTCCTTAAAAAATACCATTGTCTCCACACAGCCActgagctgttgaccacaactcGGGCTGTGACCATCCACCCAATTCCACATACAGTGATTGGTCCATCCATCAATTCATACAGGTCTCATACAGGGCAGTATTAAATGTCTTCCACCAGTCCAGGTACACTGAAAGAGCCATCATCTCACAATCTACCCTCCAGGCAGTGTACCAACCCATCAGATTGTTTTGGCCTGACAGCTGACCACACAGATGAAATCTCACCATGACCTTTCAGGTCCCATGCCAGATGCTGACCTTTCAAGTAGACATGTCCAAGTTATGTGCCCATCATTTGCTAATGTTCATGGGACATGAAAACCCATACTCAAGGTCTCCTGCTGTATGCAGGCAATCAGCTTCTCAGGCAGAAGGGATCACTCAGTCCACCTGCCCAGCAggtgccttctgctggcttGCCAGAGGCAGGGGAATGACCGTTAGATGCATTCCTAAAGGTACAGAGCTCAGCCTTGAACTCAAGTCTTTCCTATTGGctactacagaaagaatgtCTTCCAAGGCTCTTTGCcagccttgttcctgctgcaggtctgtcacctccagagacaggaATAAGCTCTCAAACACCATCTCAGCCACATGCCTGTTACAAGGTGGTGAGTTTCTGCTTGCACAAGTGACCTTACCTCAACATATCTATCCCTGCCTTATGGCCCGTTAGCTCAGCGCTAGGGCAGCTCTGGGGGGCCCTGCCGGTTGCCGCTTCCTGTTCCACCCCAAGGAGCTCTACTCTGCTGCATATTTCTTGTCCCTCGTCTTCCACGTGGGAAGGGTTTGGAGCATGGTGGGGAAGCGACCCAAGGCTGGGGTCTAAGACTCAGgcctgcagcctcccctcacTATGCAGAAGGATTCTTCTCCCAGGGCCCACTTCAAGACCGGCAGAGTGGTGATCTGTTCAGCTTGATGGGAAGGTGCCGGGACTGAGCGCTTTCGAGGAGCGCTAACGAGCACTGAACTGAGGGACAGAACCGATGTGCAGAAATGAAAGTCTGTAACCACAGAGTAGTAATAACACAGCTATGTTTAATGAGCACTGCACACACGCTGGATGCAGAGGAAATATTGCCACCTAGCTTGCATAGTGAAGGCAAGAAAAGCACCTGCTTAAAGAGCAAGCTGCAAACATATGCATTCGATGTCTAAGAAAAGGCTGGTTTATTGCAATGTGTCCCCAAAATGAGAGTTGTACACATGTACGgtggtctttctgatgaaggtggttgtgttatttttttggGCTTGGGGTAGGATGGAGGacacttggctggctctggttggtcgTCCCATCGGCCCCAACTCTGTTCAATAATCCTCTGattctttgttaatttgtggttttactGTTTGACCCTGCTACCTTGCATTCTAGAGAAAGGATAGATAATGatgttatttggaaaaatggGAGACCCTCTGTCTATGCTAACTGTCTAAGAatgcagaaaagcatctgttatcagCTGTGAGAACCTGGCTTAGCGAGCTCAAGTAAACCTGAAGTAAAGGGTGCGTAAATACTgtagaaaagtgtgagtaaacccggagaaaagtgtgaataaactgagtaaagtgtgagtacaccTGGTGTAGTGTGTGactaaacccagagtaaagtgtgtgTAGATCCtaagtaaagtgtgagtaaaacccagagtaaGGTGTGAGTACACCCTTAGAAGAGTATGAGTAAAGCCTGGCAAAGTGTGCATAAACCCAAACCAAGGTGAGAGTAAACCCAGactaaagtgtgagtaaaacccagagaaaTGTATGAGTACACCCGGTGTAGAGTATGACTACATGTGGTAAAGTGTGTGTAAACCAGGAGTAAACTGTGGGGAGACTTGCTGTTTAGTATGGGAAGACATGGATTTATGTGATCAAACCTGGACTGAAGTGTGTGTATACCCGGACAAAAGTGTGGTGCAGTGTGAGTAAACCCTGAGTAAAGAGAGATCAAACCTggagtaaagggtgagtaaaacATTGGTACAGTGTGAGAAAAACCCAGAGTGAAGTGCGAGTAAAAACCGAGAGAAAACTGTGAGTAAGCTGGAAGTAAAGATAGATAAAACCTGGAGTAAATGGTGagtaaaagccagagaaaatgCGGAGAAAAGTGTGACTTGTCACggaagtgtgagtaaacctggagtgaAGTGCGAGTAAAACATGAAGCAAGGTGAGACTACACCTGGAGTACCGTGTgagaaaaaacaagagaaaagtaagagtaaaCACGGAGTAAACTGTGAATAAACTTGAATTAAAGTCTGAGTAAGCCTGGAATAAAGTCTGAATACATCCTGAAGTAAGGTGTGAATAAACCCGGTGTAAAGTGTCATGAAGTAAACGGTGAGTAAAACCATGTGAGAGGTAGATGGTaattttgcagtggaaatttccagtcacaaagaaagctgctgaactgaGCAAGGTTGAGACTGGGGCGTTCCAACCTGGGTAGAATTGGCAAAGGCAATACTAGGTAGGGTAATTATATACGGCAGGGGAGAGTCCGGTACAGGACAGAACTAGTGGGCagattgttgaaaatattgtcctcctaGCAccataaaaagtacagaacacaCCTAAAAACAAAgggttggtaacagacactGTATGGAAATATCAGGTAGCACCAGTGTGAGAAGGTTGTGAGCCTGAGACGCTtaaccaatgagtgccaggagaggctttacctgcGTCGGACCCAGGGTATACACTGGGATGGATTTCTCTGACTAGttgtgcaatttctcccttgtcagtagggggtGTGCGCCCATTACTGCACTAATGAATAAActtctcttcacagagatcttggCCTAAAGATCAACATTAGAAACTGTGGATTttgagcgtgtttctcacataGATGTACAGGTGTGCCATCCTGGGCTGAGAGTGAGTTGGCCATAAACAAGTCCATCAAAAACAAGTTTGCAGTGAGAACTTCTTACAGCACAATGGGAACGTTTTGGACAGAGCAAGgccatctcatttttcacaggaCTCTCCTCCCCCAAGTCTCCAGCCTTCTGTCTGTTGTCACGGCAATGCTCTCCCAAGCCTTTGAGACAATTCCAGGCACACCTCAGGCAAAGTGTTTCTCCTTGGTCTGCTACGTAACACAGGACCTGAGGGCTGACAcaactgcaaggagaaaggaaaacagcgtggtgctgcaaagagagctgcactgaaaagaccccgtcctgctgctgcccatggccgtggctccagggaagcagcagcacaactgaaaggcagcagagagggagaggcCATTGGgcggtgaggggcagccccacagacagcagggctgcagctccgtgtGGCAGTTGGGCTCTTGGTTCCTGCACccctcctgtgtgcagggctgctctctgggatccagaggaggtgggagctgagatCAATGATATTCTGATGATTTCTTTATTGATTCAAAGAGCCAGGTTACTTTTGTCCATTAGGCTTGCCAGCCAGAGgacaaaggtagaaaataaataagaaatgtgaTGAACAGTATTGGTTCATTGGAATTAGAATTACCATAGGAACAACAAAGAGGGAGTGAGGGcgaaagagaagaaataaaggctGTCCgagcttttccattttactgATGCCGTAGCAATATATGTCCAAAGAGTTTCCTGAGAGCTTGCTTgatctcctggttcctcatgctgtagatgatgGGATTCATGACTGGAGGTACCACTGTGTATAACACAgccaccaccaggtccagggatg encodes the following:
- the LOC121108044 gene encoding olfactory receptor 14J1-like, which gives rise to LHYGTLLGSRACATMAAAAWGTGVLNSLLHTANTFSLPLCQGNAVDQFFCEIPQILKLSCSDAYLREIWLLGLSATFSSGCFVFILFSYVQIFRAVLRMPSEQGRHKAFSTCLPHLAVLSLLVSTGFFANLKPPSLSSQALDLTMAVLYSVVPPTLNPLIYSMRNQELKDAVWKMIAWTHFSRDKFLICLYK